The Methylomicrobium lacus LW14 genome window below encodes:
- a CDS encoding VanZ family protein, whose protein sequence is MTIPTGRWSLIFWTSLIAILFLALMPAGPEMPTMGWDKLNHLLAFAVLTILGRQGYPGRKPAVFIGLLFYAGLIEVLQSFTPDRFAEWADLFADGLGLIIGWGLDGLFRKLIPQAER, encoded by the coding sequence ATGACTATCCCAACGGGACGCTGGAGCCTCATTTTTTGGACCAGCCTCATCGCCATCCTATTCCTGGCCTTAATGCCTGCCGGACCCGAAATGCCCACGATGGGTTGGGACAAACTAAACCACCTCCTCGCTTTTGCCGTTTTGACTATCTTAGGGCGTCAAGGCTATCCGGGGCGTAAGCCGGCCGTGTTCATTGGCTTGCTGTTTTATGCGGGACTGATCGAAGTCTTACAGTCTTTCACGCCCGACCGCTTTGCAGAATGGGCAGACCTGTTTGCGGATGGGCTAGGGTTAATCATCGGATGGGGACTGGATGGCCTGTTCCGCAAACTGATTCCTCAGGCTGAAAGGTAG
- a CDS encoding toxic anion resistance protein, whose translation MSEQQASTTTAENLESKEIVPGVTAEIVPLAKAPPETQQRIQQLQNEIDFSNTQSIIFFGSKAQEQLTTISDRMLDGVKNKDIGPAGNDLNEMVATIRGFEVDDLDPNKKQGLFDKLLGRAKPVVKFLQQYEEVRKQIDIITDKLERHKTHLLTDITSLDRLYQANLDYFHTLEDYIAAGVEKLRQLDEVIIPEQAKQAEASAEVIAAQALRDLRAARDDLERRIHDLRLTRQVSMQSLPGIRLVQENDKGLVNKINSTIVNTVPLWRQQLATAVTIYRSSQAAETVKAATDLTNELLAANAENLKLANAETRKQLERGVFDIETVKKANQTLIATIEESLQIADEGKKMRSEAVAQLEQCETELRKTLASAHAKSTS comes from the coding sequence ATGAGTGAACAGCAGGCTTCCACAACGACCGCAGAGAATCTTGAGTCGAAGGAGATTGTCCCCGGCGTTACCGCCGAAATCGTCCCGCTCGCAAAGGCGCCGCCGGAGACGCAGCAGCGCATTCAGCAGTTGCAGAACGAAATCGATTTCAGCAATACCCAGTCGATCATTTTTTTCGGCAGCAAGGCGCAGGAGCAGTTGACCACGATTTCCGACCGCATGCTGGATGGGGTCAAGAACAAGGACATTGGCCCGGCGGGCAATGATCTGAATGAAATGGTGGCGACGATACGCGGTTTTGAAGTCGACGATCTGGACCCGAACAAGAAACAGGGTTTATTCGACAAGTTGCTGGGCAGGGCCAAACCGGTCGTCAAGTTCCTGCAGCAATACGAAGAAGTGCGCAAGCAGATCGACATCATCACCGACAAGCTGGAGCGGCACAAAACCCATTTGCTGACCGACATCACCTCGCTGGATCGCCTTTATCAGGCCAACCTGGATTACTTCCATACGCTGGAGGATTATATCGCCGCAGGCGTTGAGAAACTGCGGCAACTTGACGAAGTCATCATTCCGGAACAGGCCAAACAGGCCGAAGCCAGCGCCGAAGTGATCGCCGCGCAAGCCCTGCGCGACCTGCGCGCGGCCCGCGACGACCTGGAGCGCCGCATTCATGACCTGCGCCTGACCCGGCAGGTTTCGATGCAAAGCCTGCCCGGCATTCGCCTGGTGCAGGAAAACGATAAGGGCCTGGTCAACAAGATCAATTCGACCATCGTCAACACCGTGCCGCTATGGCGTCAGCAACTGGCGACGGCGGTGACCATTTACCGCTCCTCGCAGGCGGCCGAAACGGTCAAGGCGGCGACCGATCTGACCAATGAGCTGCTGGCCGCGAACGCCGAAAACCTGAAACTGGCCAATGCCGAAACCCGCAAACAACTGGAGCGCGGCGTATTCGACATCGAAACGGTCAAGAAAGCCAATCAGACGCTGATCGCGACGATAGAGGAAAGCCTGCAGATCGCCGACGAGGGCAAGAAGATGCGCAGCGAAGCGGTCGCGCAGTTGGAGCAATGCGAAACCGAACTGCGCAAAACCCTGGCTTCCGCGCATGCGAAGTCGACCAGCTGA
- a CDS encoding 5-bromo-4-chloroindolyl phosphate hydrolysis family protein, whose protein sequence is MMNQFRKPKRLVADLLQRYSPRGMLLYFLPAALIPATFIALGKGQLLDILVDASGFALYMLSAWCLRKGLQAEHLYANNRLVRATQKPLKTIAAVIAALTTGMVAWLGVGHSLPVALMFAGGALLGMYLSYGFDPRAEKTIIAAHGYSGDEILQALEDSSRIVRSIEQANKQIRNAELNRRIERICEVADSILAEIEADPKDFRRARKFLNVYLDGARQVTEGYAKTHQQTQSGELEQNFRNVLDTLEEVFQEQHQKLLEDDVFDLDVKIEVLTTQLKREGIL, encoded by the coding sequence ATGATGAATCAATTCAGGAAACCCAAACGGCTTGTCGCGGATCTTTTGCAGCGCTATTCCCCGCGCGGCATGCTGCTTTATTTTTTGCCGGCGGCGCTGATTCCGGCGACGTTTATCGCCTTGGGCAAAGGCCAGTTGCTGGACATTCTGGTCGACGCATCCGGTTTTGCGCTCTACATGCTGTCTGCCTGGTGCTTGCGCAAGGGTCTGCAAGCCGAGCATCTGTACGCCAATAACCGCCTCGTCCGCGCCACCCAAAAACCGTTAAAAACGATCGCCGCCGTCATCGCGGCGCTGACGACCGGCATGGTCGCCTGGCTGGGCGTGGGACATTCGCTGCCGGTGGCGCTGATGTTTGCCGGCGGGGCCTTGCTGGGCATGTACCTGAGTTACGGCTTCGATCCGCGCGCGGAAAAGACAATCATCGCCGCGCATGGCTATTCCGGTGATGAAATCCTGCAGGCTCTCGAAGATTCCTCGCGCATCGTCCGCAGTATCGAGCAGGCCAACAAGCAGATTCGAAACGCCGAGTTGAACCGGCGCATCGAGCGCATTTGCGAAGTTGCCGACAGCATTCTGGCGGAGATTGAAGCCGATCCGAAGGATTTCCGCCGTGCGCGCAAGTTTCTGAATGTCTATCTGGACGGCGCCCGACAGGTGACCGAAGGGTATGCCAAAACCCACCAGCAAACCCAATCCGGGGAACTGGAACAGAATTTCCGCAATGTGCTGGATACGCTTGAAGAAGTATTCCAGGAACAGCATCAAAAACTGCTGGAAGACGATGTTTTTGATCTGGATGTAAAAATCGAAGTATTAACCACGCAGCTCAAACGGGAAGGCATCCTTTGA